In one window of Helianthus annuus cultivar XRQ/B chromosome 17, HanXRQr2.0-SUNRISE, whole genome shotgun sequence DNA:
- the LOC110888643 gene encoding ATP-dependent DNA helicase PIF1-like produces the protein MIFCQPGDIRKLWNDHFDSLSEDHRLHCQSIERVQNTVLTEISVLVQSMGKNFNEFDLPKITDDVNLQDAGYRELQEEYGIVLEPEHLSAKHSLNPDQKNVFDEIMMHVDNDLPGVFFIDGPGGTGKTFLYIALLAEIRSRGLIALATASSGAAANNMPGGRTAHSRFKIPLNLENNSMCNIKKQSGAAKLIRSAKIIIWDEASMAKRQAIEAVDRTFQDIIGVSLPFGGKIMVMGGDFRQVLPVIKRGTRAQIVDSSVRMSPLWSLTKKMRLTINMRALKDPWFSKFLLRVGDGTEEPIEGNYIRIPDDMTIQCNNRENAIKELIHAIFPSIEDNVYSSDYIISRAILSTKNDSVDEINNQMIEIFQGEEKVYYSFDEAEDDQRNFYPVEFLNSLNVSGLPPHKLHLKIGCPIILLRNIDPSHGLCNGTRLIL, from the coding sequence ATGATTTTTTGCCAACCTGGAGATATTCGAAAGTTATGGAATGACCACTTTGATTCACTATCTGAAGATCATCGGTTACACTGTCAAAGTATAGAACGAGTTCAAAATACGGTTCTTACCGAAATAAGTGTCTTGGTACAATCCATGGGTAAAAATTTCAATGAATTcgaccttcctaagataactGACGATGTTAACTTACAAGATGCAGGTTATCGTGAGTTACAAGAAGAGTATGGGATTGTTTTGGAACCTGAACACTTGAGTGCCAAACATTCACTTAATCCGGAccaaaaaaatgtgtttgatgAGATCATGATGCATGTTGATAATGATCTTCCAGGCGTGTTCTTTATTGATGGTCCAGGTGGAACTGGAAAAACATTTTTGTACATTGCCTTGCTTGCTGAAATTCGGTCACGTGGTCTTATTGCTCTCGCAACAGCTTCATCAGGTGCAGCGGCTAATAATATGCCAGGAGGTAGAACGGCTCACTCGAGATTCAAGATTCCTCTTAATCTTGAAAATAATTCAATGTGCAATATTAAAAAACAGAGTGGGGCCGCTAAACTGATTCGTTCTGCCAAAATAATCATATGGGATGAAGCGTCGATGGCTAAACGACAAGCGATAGAGGCAGTCGATCGTACATTCCAAGACATTATAGGTGTTAGTCTCCCATTTGGTGGAAAGATAATGGTTATGGGAGGTGACTTCAGACAGGTGTTGCCGGTTATCAAACGTGGCACTCGAGCACAGATTGTAGACTCCAGCGTACGAATGTCACCTCTTTGGTCTTTGACTAAGAAGATGCGGTTGACCATAAATATGAGAGCGCTGAAAGATCCATGGTTTTCTAAATTTCTTTTAAGAGTCGGCGATGGAACTGAAGAACCAATCGAAGGAAACTATATCCGCATACCCGATGACATGACAATTCAGTGCAACAACAGAGAAAACGCTATAAAAGAATTGATCCATGCCATCTTTCCATCAATTGAAGATAATGTATATTCTTCAGATTATATAATCTCTAGAGCAATATTGTCCACTAAAAATGATAGTGTTGACGAGATTAATAATCAAATGATTGaaatttttcaaggggaggaaaAAGTTTATTACAGTTTTGATGAAGCTGAAGACGATCAGCGCAACTTCTATCCGGTCGAGTTCTTAAATTCGCTAAATGTTAGTGGTTTGCCGCCTCATAAGCTTCATTTAAAAATTGGATGCCCAATAATATTGTTACGTAATATCGATCCATCACATGGCCTGTGTAATGGCACGCGGTtgatattgtga